In a genomic window of Streptomyces koelreuteriae:
- a CDS encoding PP2C family protein-serine/threonine phosphatase, with protein sequence MNRFVAAERALRTAAPHQLLDAVRRVLTDQYAADSVELFLADYGLTVLQPVSVPPHTLEPVSVHNSPAGRAFGAQEPRVEDLPGERVRAHLPVTVRGDRLGVLTVVLPGGEHADGCLGELAEIAQVLGHEVVVAERDTDVYLQARRRDRLTLAAEMQWQLLPGRSCARPEYDLGAQLEPAYAIFGDNFDWSATADRLSLYVTNGMGEGIEASLLTNLAINALRNARRAGLPLADQAALADQAVYAHYSGRCYLSVLMLDFDLATGRVLAVDAGSPQLLRLRQGVVERVDFDAQLPLGMFEETDYAVQEFRAEPGDRLVFVSDGVYDVASPGGEAYGDTALARAIQSTRLLPAADVPRAVLRELNGHRGGPVAADDALVVCLDWRGR encoded by the coding sequence GTGAACAGATTCGTGGCCGCCGAGCGCGCCCTGCGCACGGCGGCTCCCCATCAGCTGCTGGACGCGGTCCGTCGTGTACTGACCGATCAGTACGCGGCGGACTCCGTCGAGCTTTTCCTGGCCGACTACGGACTCACGGTGCTTCAGCCGGTGTCCGTGCCGCCGCACACCCTCGAGCCGGTGTCCGTGCACAACAGCCCGGCGGGCCGGGCCTTCGGGGCGCAGGAGCCCCGGGTGGAGGACCTGCCGGGGGAGCGCGTCCGGGCGCATCTGCCCGTCACCGTGCGCGGCGACCGGCTCGGTGTGCTGACCGTCGTCCTGCCGGGCGGCGAGCACGCCGACGGCTGCCTCGGCGAACTGGCGGAGATCGCCCAGGTGCTGGGCCATGAGGTCGTCGTCGCCGAGCGGGACACCGACGTCTACCTCCAGGCACGCCGCCGGGACCGCCTCACCCTGGCCGCCGAGATGCAGTGGCAACTGCTGCCGGGCCGCTCCTGCGCCCGCCCCGAGTACGACCTCGGCGCCCAGCTCGAACCGGCGTACGCGATCTTCGGCGACAACTTCGACTGGTCCGCCACGGCCGACCGGCTCAGCCTCTACGTCACCAACGGCATGGGCGAGGGCATCGAGGCCTCCCTGCTGACCAACCTCGCGATCAACGCCCTGCGCAACGCCCGCCGGGCCGGTCTCCCCCTCGCCGACCAGGCCGCCCTGGCCGACCAGGCGGTGTACGCGCACTACTCGGGCCGCTGCTACCTCTCCGTGCTGATGCTCGACTTCGATCTGGCCACCGGGCGGGTCCTGGCCGTGGACGCCGGTTCACCCCAACTGCTGCGACTGCGTCAGGGAGTGGTGGAACGGGTCGACTTCGACGCCCAGTTGCCGCTCGGCATGTTCGAGGAGACCGACTACGCGGTCCAGGAGTTCCGGGCCGAGCCCGGCGACCGGCTCGTCTTCGTCAGTGACGGGGTGTACGACGTCGCCTCCCCGGGCGGAGAGGCGTACGGCGACACCGCCCTGGCCCGGGCGATCCAGTCGACGCGGCTGCTTCCGGCCGCCGATGTGCCCCGGGCCGTCCTGCGCGAACTGAACGGCCATCGCGGCGGGCCCGTCGCCGCCGACGACGCCCTGGTGGTGTGTCTGGACTGGCGTGGGCGGTAG
- a CDS encoding STAS domain-containing protein, which translates to MQVSDSERNAEQEPAHYQVSAFLERRREQVAQRWADAALFRTVFTVSRDEAVEAGRSVAAALAAVAASGRTEDIRAPGFESVRDQLSRMAASRARTGIDPDGVAGEVAALRDPVTELLRAEFPDPYAPEAQDSVLALTVLMGTLRLVVMETLVSAGEEVIARQREQLLEVATPVIKLWDGIVAVPLIGTLDSARSQVVMESLLDAIVAERARYAILDITGVPTVDSLVAQHLMKTVAAARLMGAECVVSGIRPAIAQTIVHLGIDLGTVLTRASLADALAYALSRQGVEIAPLRSAGPVADTGVR; encoded by the coding sequence ATGCAAGTGTCGGATTCGGAACGGAACGCGGAACAGGAGCCGGCCCATTACCAGGTGAGTGCCTTCCTCGAACGGCGCCGGGAGCAGGTGGCCCAACGATGGGCGGACGCCGCGCTGTTCCGCACCGTCTTCACCGTCTCACGGGACGAGGCCGTGGAGGCGGGCAGGTCCGTGGCCGCGGCGCTGGCCGCGGTGGCGGCTTCCGGGCGGACGGAGGACATCCGCGCGCCCGGATTCGAGTCGGTGCGCGACCAGTTGAGCCGGATGGCGGCCTCCCGCGCCCGTACGGGGATCGACCCGGACGGGGTCGCCGGCGAGGTGGCCGCCCTGCGCGACCCGGTGACCGAGCTGCTGCGCGCCGAGTTCCCGGACCCGTACGCCCCCGAGGCCCAGGACAGCGTGCTGGCCCTGACCGTGCTCATGGGCACGCTGCGCCTGGTGGTGATGGAGACCCTGGTGAGCGCGGGCGAGGAAGTGATCGCACGGCAGCGCGAGCAGCTTCTCGAAGTCGCCACCCCGGTGATCAAGCTATGGGACGGCATCGTCGCCGTACCGCTGATCGGCACACTGGACAGCGCCCGCAGCCAGGTGGTCATGGAGAGCCTGCTGGACGCGATCGTCGCCGAGCGCGCCCGGTACGCCATCCTCGACATCACCGGCGTGCCCACGGTCGACTCGCTGGTCGCCCAGCATCTGATGAAGACGGTGGCGGCGGCCCGGCTGATGGGCGCCGAATGCGTCGTCTCCGGTATCCGGCCCGCGATCGCGCAGACCATCGTCCACCTGGGCATCGACCTCGGCACGGTGCTCACGCGCGCCAGCCTCGCGGACGCGCTGGCCTACGCGCTCAGCCGGCAGGGCGTCGAGATCGCGCCGCTCCGGTCGGCCGGCCCGGTGGCAGACACGGGCGTGCGGTGA
- a CDS encoding STAS domain-containing protein, with translation MSGFGPAAFGPAGGHAFTVPVLQLGDTLLVTLQGELHDGMAEQLQQDITARIAHSRVTGVVIDISGVDMVDSFLGRVLAEIAAGAGLLAARTVLAGMRPAVAITLVELGLTLPGLRTALDVERAMELLAAGEPHSEGSP, from the coding sequence GTGAGCGGGTTCGGGCCGGCGGCGTTCGGACCCGCGGGGGGACACGCCTTCACGGTGCCGGTCCTCCAACTCGGCGACACCCTGCTGGTCACCCTCCAGGGAGAACTGCACGACGGGATGGCCGAGCAGCTCCAGCAGGACATCACCGCCCGGATCGCGCACTCCCGCGTGACCGGAGTGGTCATCGACATCTCGGGTGTCGACATGGTCGACTCTTTCCTGGGGCGGGTCCTCGCCGAGATCGCCGCCGGAGCCGGGCTGCTGGCCGCTCGTACGGTACTGGCCGGGATGCGCCCGGCGGTGGCGATCACCCTGGTGGAACTGGGGCTCACCCTGCCGGGGCTGCGTACGGCCCTGGACGTCGAACGCGCGATGGAGCTGCTCGCCGCCGGTGAGCCTCACAGTGAGGGGAGTCCCTGA
- a CDS encoding anti-sigma regulatory factor translates to MQASRHAAPASLPIGSDADLAWVRQQVRQAAAELGFGLVQQTKLVTAASELARNTLVHGGGGHVEITPLGVAASSGLRLAFVDTGPGIRDLDQAMTDGYTSGGGLGLGMSGAKRLVHEFEVESRPGEGTTVTVTAWATAVPPSRPGA, encoded by the coding sequence ATGCAGGCCTCCCGCCATGCCGCGCCGGCGAGCCTGCCGATCGGCTCGGACGCCGATCTGGCCTGGGTACGGCAGCAGGTCCGGCAGGCGGCCGCCGAGCTGGGCTTCGGGCTGGTGCAGCAGACCAAGCTCGTCACGGCGGCCAGCGAACTGGCCCGCAACACCCTCGTCCACGGCGGGGGCGGCCATGTGGAGATCACCCCGCTGGGCGTCGCCGCGTCGAGCGGGCTGCGGCTGGCCTTCGTCGACACCGGGCCCGGCATCCGCGACCTGGACCAGGCGATGACCGACGGCTACACCAGCGGCGGCGGGCTCGGACTCGGCATGAGCGGGGCCAAGCGGCTGGTGCACGAGTTCGAGGTGGAGAGCCGGCCCGGTGAGGGGACCACCGTCACCGTCACCGCCTGGGCCACCGCCGTGCCGCCGTCCCGGCCGGGGGCCTGA
- a CDS encoding ATP-binding SpoIIE family protein phosphatase → MSRVWDVPVDDSTRVRDVRVAAEEASADAGLPAPRTATAALVATELATNLLRHADGGRVVINLVERGQDGAPETSVQIVSLDHGPGIPDIATAMRDGYTTASSLGAGLGTCRRIANDFDLHSAPGRGTVAVARIGHERAAKGAQASQRAQGPQGALRLPGPRVGGVNVPLGRAEYSGDAWSRVYGGDRVTLLLADGLGHGPKAAEASGAAVAALPGVADLPPAEILRHLGRTLRPTRGAAVAVAQLDLTSQQLSFAGIGNVSGRLRTDGTWKPLLSHPGIVGAQAPASVPVQRVPWQEDSLLVLHSDGLPGRWTPPDDGVLLSCDPAVVAVAVLRDAGSAALPVRDDTCVAVLGAGSGSGVGAGAGRWSGTGA, encoded by the coding sequence ATGAGCAGGGTGTGGGACGTGCCGGTGGACGACTCGACCCGGGTGCGGGACGTCCGGGTGGCGGCCGAGGAGGCCAGCGCCGACGCCGGGCTTCCCGCGCCCCGCACCGCGACCGCCGCGCTCGTGGCGACGGAGCTGGCGACCAACCTGCTGCGGCACGCCGACGGCGGGCGCGTCGTCATCAACCTCGTCGAGCGCGGCCAGGACGGCGCCCCGGAGACGTCCGTGCAGATCGTCTCGCTCGACCACGGACCCGGCATCCCGGACATCGCGACGGCGATGCGCGACGGCTACACCACCGCGTCCTCCCTGGGCGCGGGCCTCGGCACGTGCCGGCGCATAGCGAACGACTTCGATCTGCACAGCGCCCCCGGCCGGGGCACGGTGGCCGTGGCCCGCATCGGCCACGAGCGGGCCGCCAAGGGAGCGCAGGCATCGCAGAGGGCGCAGGGACCGCAGGGGGCGCTGCGTCTGCCGGGCCCGCGCGTCGGCGGTGTCAACGTCCCCCTCGGCCGGGCCGAGTACTCCGGCGACGCGTGGAGCCGGGTGTACGGCGGCGACCGCGTGACCCTGCTGCTCGCCGACGGGCTCGGCCACGGGCCCAAGGCCGCCGAGGCGTCCGGCGCCGCCGTGGCCGCACTGCCCGGGGTGGCCGACCTGCCGCCCGCCGAGATACTGCGGCACCTGGGCAGGACCCTGCGGCCCACCCGGGGCGCGGCCGTCGCAGTGGCCCAACTCGACCTTACGTCCCAGCAGTTGAGCTTCGCCGGGATCGGCAACGTCAGCGGCCGGCTGCGCACCGACGGCACCTGGAAGCCGCTGCTGTCCCACCCCGGCATCGTGGGCGCCCAGGCCCCGGCGTCCGTGCCCGTGCAGCGCGTGCCCTGGCAGGAGGACAGCCTGCTCGTCCTGCACAGCGACGGCCTGCCCGGCCGCTGGACGCCGCCCGACGACGGCGTGCTCCTGTCCTGCGACCCGGCGGTGGTGGCCGTGGCGGTGCTGCGGGACGCGGGGAGTGCGGCTCTGCCGGTGCGGGACGATACGTGTGTGGCCGTACTGGGGGCCGGTTCCGGTTCCGGTGTCGGTGCTGGTGCCGGTCGCTGGAGCGGCACAGGGGCCTGA
- a CDS encoding MarR family winged helix-turn-helix transcriptional regulator — translation MTDLGAPGDPRARGPGDGPEAVASRIADAVDSLTALWSVAAQEASLRLSPHQLRALRTVEAGPGLNVTALADQMDIGLPTASRLCDRLAAAGLLERAPHPGTRREVQLWLTAHGRHVLNDVADRRTEALAAALAAMEPAERAALSRGLRGFLAARDGGAPHPDGTDGR, via the coding sequence GTGACCGATCTCGGCGCCCCCGGCGACCCCAGGGCGAGGGGGCCGGGCGATGGCCCTGAGGCCGTCGCGTCGCGGATCGCCGATGCCGTGGACAGTCTGACGGCCCTGTGGTCGGTCGCCGCCCAGGAGGCCTCCCTGCGGCTGTCCCCGCACCAGTTGCGGGCGCTGCGCACCGTGGAGGCGGGGCCCGGTCTGAACGTCACGGCCCTGGCGGACCAGATGGACATCGGCCTCCCCACGGCCAGCCGGCTCTGCGACCGGCTCGCCGCGGCCGGTCTGCTGGAGCGGGCCCCGCATCCGGGCACCCGCCGCGAGGTGCAGCTGTGGCTCACCGCGCACGGCAGGCATGTCCTGAACGACGTCGCGGACCGCCGGACCGAGGCCCTGGCCGCGGCGCTGGCGGCGATGGAACCGGCGGAACGGGCGGCTCTGAGCCGGGGGTTGCGGGGGTTTCTGGCGGCACGGGACGGGGGCGCGCCGCACCCTGACGGAACTGACGGCCGGTGA
- a CDS encoding GTP cyclohydrolase II produces the protein MPDTPAAPAALATPRSRVRVPLRFHDGYQVDAELVTFHGLADGQEHVAVVLGEPGPVPLVRLHSECLTGDVFGSARCDCGPQLREAVERIADRGGVLLYLRQEGRGIGLYNKLDAYALQDEGLDTYEANAALGLPEDARDYTAAAQMLKALGIDELDLLSNNPDKADQLRTLGVDVRDRVPTGVFTTAHNVRYLRAKVLQTQHTLPLAALTELSAG, from the coding sequence ATGCCCGACACCCCTGCCGCCCCAGCCGCCCTCGCCACCCCGCGCTCCCGCGTCCGGGTACCGCTGCGCTTTCACGACGGCTACCAGGTCGACGCCGAACTCGTCACCTTCCACGGACTGGCCGACGGCCAGGAACACGTGGCCGTCGTCCTGGGCGAGCCGGGCCCGGTCCCGCTGGTGCGGCTGCACTCCGAGTGCCTGACCGGGGACGTGTTCGGCTCGGCCCGCTGCGACTGCGGTCCGCAACTGCGCGAGGCGGTCGAGCGCATAGCCGACCGCGGCGGCGTGCTCCTCTACCTCCGCCAGGAGGGCCGGGGCATCGGCCTCTACAACAAGCTCGACGCGTACGCCCTCCAGGACGAGGGGCTCGACACGTACGAGGCGAACGCGGCCCTGGGTCTGCCGGAGGACGCCCGCGACTACACGGCGGCGGCCCAGATGCTGAAGGCCCTGGGCATCGACGAGCTGGACCTGCTCTCCAACAACCCCGACAAGGCGGACCAGTTGCGCACGCTGGGCGTCGATGTGCGCGACCGCGTCCCGACGGGCGTCTTCACCACCGCGCACAACGTCCGCTATCTGCGCGCCAAGGTGCTGCAGACCCAGCACACGCTGCCGCTGGCCGCGCTGACGGAGCTCAGCGCGGGCTGA
- a CDS encoding MarR family winged helix-turn-helix transcriptional regulator: MTTRWLTPEEQRAWRAYIASSLLLEDAIDRQLQQDAGMPHLYYSILSVLSESPEQRLRMTDLAERLKITRSRLTYAVSRLEKDGMLRREACRYDKRGSIAALTDAGFAVLERAAPGHVETVRSFVFDRLSEEQVAQLEEISAAIAQGLQEDGARPTSDDVPWRRRSSTACS, translated from the coding sequence ATGACGACTCGCTGGCTCACCCCCGAGGAGCAGCGCGCCTGGCGCGCGTACATCGCCTCCTCGCTGCTTCTGGAGGACGCGATCGACCGGCAGCTCCAGCAGGACGCCGGCATGCCGCACCTTTACTACTCCATCCTGTCCGTCCTGTCGGAGTCCCCCGAACAGCGCCTGCGCATGACCGATCTCGCCGAGCGGCTGAAGATCACGCGCAGCCGGCTGACGTACGCGGTGTCCCGGCTGGAGAAGGACGGCATGCTGCGGCGCGAGGCCTGCCGGTACGACAAGCGGGGCAGCATCGCCGCGCTGACCGACGCGGGGTTCGCCGTACTGGAGCGCGCGGCGCCCGGTCATGTCGAGACCGTGCGCAGCTTCGTCTTCGACCGGCTCAGCGAGGAGCAGGTGGCGCAGCTGGAGGAGATCTCCGCGGCGATCGCGCAGGGGCTCCAGGAGGACGGGGCACGGCCGACGTCGGACGACGTGCCGTGGCGGCGGAGGTCTTCCACGGCCTGTTCGTGA
- a CDS encoding dihydrofolate reductase family protein: MPHPYVLLSAAVSLDGYLDDTGPERLLLSGPADFDRVDEVRASVDAILVGAGTIRADNPRLLVNSEERRAARTAAGLPEYPLKVTVSGTGDLDPEARFWHTGGEKVLYTTDQGAERARALGLATDVVPLGADLDWRRLLTHLHDVRGVRRLMVEGGGLIHTQLLTQGLADELQLVLAPLFVGDPKAPRLFGPGGYQGGRLRLLETRRIEDVVLMRYEPTAPGTGALAAAADHHWLALACELADLCPPSDTAFSVGAVVVAADGTELARGHSREGGDPLAHAEEAALAKLDPSDPRLAGATVYSSLEPCARRASRPAPCARLLLDAGVRRVVTAWREPDTFVRGADGSGVLAAGGAEVVVLPEHEQRAEAPNRHLL; this comes from the coding sequence ATGCCTCACCCGTACGTCCTGCTGTCCGCCGCCGTCTCCCTCGACGGCTACCTCGACGACACCGGGCCCGAACGCCTGCTGCTGTCCGGCCCGGCCGATTTCGACCGGGTCGACGAGGTCCGGGCATCCGTCGACGCGATCCTGGTCGGCGCCGGCACCATCCGCGCCGACAACCCGCGCCTGCTGGTCAACTCGGAGGAGCGGCGGGCCGCCCGCACGGCTGCCGGCCTGCCGGAATACCCCCTCAAGGTCACCGTCAGCGGCACCGGCGACCTCGACCCCGAGGCGCGGTTCTGGCACACGGGCGGCGAGAAGGTCCTCTACACGACCGACCAGGGCGCCGAGCGTGCCCGGGCCCTCGGCCTCGCCACCGACGTGGTCCCCCTCGGCGCCGACCTCGACTGGCGTCGGCTCCTCACCCACCTGCACGACGTACGGGGCGTACGGCGGCTCATGGTCGAGGGCGGCGGCCTGATCCACACCCAGCTCCTCACCCAGGGCCTCGCCGACGAACTCCAGCTGGTCCTCGCCCCGCTCTTCGTGGGCGATCCCAAGGCCCCCCGCCTCTTCGGCCCCGGCGGCTACCAGGGCGGCAGGCTCCGGCTGCTGGAGACGCGGCGGATCGAGGACGTCGTCCTCATGCGCTACGAGCCCACCGCCCCGGGCACCGGCGCCCTCGCCGCCGCGGCCGATCACCACTGGCTGGCCCTCGCCTGCGAGTTGGCGGACCTCTGCCCGCCGTCGGACACGGCGTTCAGCGTGGGCGCGGTGGTGGTCGCGGCCGACGGCACGGAACTCGCCCGCGGCCACTCCCGCGAGGGCGGCGACCCGCTCGCGCACGCCGAGGAGGCTGCCCTGGCGAAGCTCGACCCGTCCGACCCGCGCCTCGCCGGCGCCACGGTCTACAGCAGCCTGGAGCCCTGCGCCCGCCGCGCCTCCCGCCCCGCGCCCTGCGCCCGGCTGCTCCTCGACGCCGGCGTCCGCCGTGTGGTCACGGCCTGGCGTGAGCCGGACACCTTCGTCCGGGGCGCCGACGGCAGCGGAGTCCTGGCGGCCGGCGGGGCGGAGGTCGTCGTCCTCCCGGAGCACGAGCAGCGGGCCGAAGCCCCGAACCGTCACCTGCTCTAG
- a CDS encoding M23 family metallopeptidase: MASNRPAPAAPFARNQRDTETFGYGGQRTDEGPFQEWNPTEESIRPVRGRHRVTKQRGGGLARSSTVLGVGVIAAVGAGGMASAQTGKPPVSISVSDLPSVGSLISDDDTPEGSSTPLSGLGATATAKAEEGSSGAGEALRARIMAQVEHQQEQIDTKAAQDAADAAEKAAAEAVAKAEKEAKDKAAEAKRKAEEEAKKKAEAERLAALAKQFTLPTSSYTLTSTFGQAGAYWSSGYHTGLDFAAPTGTPIKAVHSGTITEAGWNGSYGYKTVLTLDDGTEIWYAHQSSIGVSVGQKVSTGDVIGRVGATGNVTGAHLHLEVHSGGSSSGIDPMAWLRGKGLNP, from the coding sequence GTGGCGTCCAACCGGCCTGCCCCCGCGGCCCCGTTCGCGCGGAACCAGCGCGACACCGAGACTTTCGGCTACGGCGGTCAGCGCACCGACGAGGGCCCGTTCCAGGAGTGGAACCCCACCGAGGAATCCATCCGTCCCGTCCGTGGCCGGCATCGCGTCACCAAGCAGCGCGGCGGAGGTCTCGCCCGCAGCTCCACCGTCCTGGGCGTCGGCGTCATAGCCGCCGTGGGCGCGGGTGGCATGGCCAGCGCCCAGACCGGCAAGCCGCCGGTGTCCATCTCCGTGTCGGACCTTCCCTCGGTGGGTTCCCTCATCTCGGACGACGACACCCCCGAGGGTTCCTCGACTCCGCTCAGCGGTCTCGGGGCCACGGCCACGGCCAAGGCCGAGGAGGGCTCCTCCGGCGCCGGCGAGGCGCTGCGCGCCCGGATCATGGCCCAGGTCGAGCACCAGCAGGAGCAGATCGACACCAAGGCCGCGCAGGACGCCGCCGACGCCGCCGAGAAGGCGGCCGCGGAAGCCGTGGCCAAGGCGGAGAAGGAAGCCAAGGACAAGGCCGCCGAGGCCAAGCGGAAGGCGGAGGAGGAGGCCAAGAAGAAGGCCGAGGCCGAGCGGCTCGCCGCCCTCGCCAAGCAGTTCACGCTGCCGACCTCCTCGTACACCCTCACCTCGACCTTCGGTCAGGCCGGTGCCTACTGGTCCTCCGGCTACCACACGGGTCTCGACTTCGCCGCCCCCACGGGCACGCCGATCAAGGCGGTGCACAGCGGCACCATCACCGAGGCGGGCTGGAACGGCTCGTACGGCTACAAGACGGTCCTCACCCTCGATGACGGCACGGAGATCTGGTACGCGCACCAGTCCTCCATCGGCGTCAGCGTCGGCCAGAAGGTCAGCACGGGCGATGTCATCGGCCGCGTCGGTGCCACGGGCAACGTCACCGGCGCCCATCTGCACCTCGAAGTGCACTCCGGTGGCTCCAGCAGCGGGATCGACCCGATGGCGTGGCTGCGGGGCAAGGGCCTGAACCCGTAA
- a CDS encoding aldo/keto reductase codes for MTSLRKLGSSDLEIFPLALGGNVFGWTADEAQSFAVLDAYTAAGGNFVDTADVYSAWVDGNQGGESETVLGKWLEARGNRADVVVATKVSQHPEFQGLSAANIKAAADASLRRLRTDYIDLYYTHFDQPDVPVEEIIGALDELVKAGKVRHIAASNISAERLRASLEFSDREGLARYVALQPHYNLVSRDTYEGELQDLAERSGLAAVPYFALASGFLTGKYRPGTTVDSARAGGAAKHLETDRGLRVLTALDEIATTHDAPVATIALAWLAAQPTVAAPIASARTVEQLPALVGVGDLTLTESEIARLTEASA; via the coding sequence ATGACTTCTCTTCGCAAGCTCGGCTCCTCCGATCTCGAAATCTTCCCGCTCGCCCTCGGTGGCAACGTCTTCGGCTGGACCGCCGACGAGGCGCAGTCGTTCGCCGTGCTCGACGCGTACACCGCCGCCGGCGGCAACTTCGTCGACACCGCCGACGTCTACTCGGCGTGGGTCGACGGCAACCAGGGCGGCGAGTCCGAGACCGTCCTCGGCAAGTGGCTTGAGGCGCGCGGCAACCGCGCCGATGTCGTCGTCGCCACGAAGGTCAGCCAGCACCCCGAGTTCCAGGGCCTGTCCGCCGCCAACATCAAGGCCGCCGCCGACGCCTCGCTGCGCCGGCTGCGCACCGACTACATCGACCTCTACTACACCCACTTCGACCAGCCCGATGTGCCGGTGGAGGAGATCATCGGGGCGCTCGACGAGCTGGTGAAGGCCGGGAAGGTGCGGCACATCGCCGCCTCCAACATCTCGGCGGAGCGGCTGCGGGCCTCCCTGGAGTTCTCCGACCGCGAGGGCCTCGCCCGGTATGTCGCCCTCCAGCCCCACTACAACCTGGTCTCCCGCGACACCTACGAGGGCGAGCTCCAGGACCTCGCCGAGCGCTCCGGCCTGGCGGCCGTCCCCTACTTCGCGCTCGCGTCCGGCTTCCTCACCGGCAAGTACCGCCCCGGCACGACCGTCGACAGCGCCCGGGCCGGCGGCGCCGCCAAGCACCTGGAGACCGACCGTGGCCTCCGCGTCCTCACCGCCCTCGACGAGATCGCCACGACCCACGACGCCCCCGTCGCCACGATCGCCCTGGCCTGGCTCGCCGCGCAGCCCACGGTGGCGGCCCCGATCGCGTCCGCCCGCACGGTGGAACAACTGCCGGCCCTGGTCGGAGTCGGTGACCTCACGCTGACGGAGTCGGAGATCGCGCGTCTTACGGAGGCTTCGGCCTGA
- a CDS encoding PrsW family intramembrane metalloprotease — translation MATCPPYPSYPSVPADGVPFAGTAAGPLRHAHWWQRAWVRYGALSTLLVISGLVILALVREETGTEGFLVGLGLAVLPVPLLIAAFRWLDRVEPGPWRNLLFSFAWGACAAALIAIVANSFATQWIATATADPTSADTLGATVIAPVVEECAKAAAVLLVFLFRRRDFTGIVDGVVIAGVTATGFAFTENILYLGIAFGTDQLAGHSGIASVTAATFFVRIVMSPFAHPLFTVLTGIGFGIAALAADGRRLRRVAFPLSGLLLAMGMHAMWNGSSAFGEYGFFAVYAAFMVPIFGLLTWLVIWTRQRELKTVRAELPAYAVAGWLTPAEPYALGSMRARRIARQYARRHAGKSAARAVAQYESYATSLAFLRHRGRRGRAGPDFVVRERELLEELWRRRDAARPALDHAARITAPPVPVAAPPWPVHGAYGYGHPTGTYGHAYGYPTTPYPAPTTPYPAYKTTPYPAYNPYRS, via the coding sequence GTGGCCACCTGCCCCCCGTATCCGTCGTATCCCAGCGTTCCCGCCGACGGCGTGCCCTTCGCCGGCACGGCCGCCGGCCCGCTGCGGCACGCCCACTGGTGGCAGCGCGCCTGGGTGCGCTACGGCGCGCTGTCCACGCTCCTCGTGATCTCCGGCCTGGTCATCCTCGCCCTGGTCCGCGAGGAGACCGGCACGGAAGGGTTCCTGGTCGGGCTCGGGCTGGCCGTCCTCCCGGTCCCCCTGCTCATAGCCGCGTTCCGCTGGCTGGACCGGGTCGAGCCGGGGCCCTGGCGGAACCTGCTGTTCTCCTTCGCCTGGGGTGCCTGCGCGGCGGCGCTGATAGCGATCGTCGCCAACAGCTTCGCGACACAGTGGATAGCGACGGCGACCGCGGACCCGACGAGCGCGGACACGCTGGGGGCGACCGTCATCGCGCCGGTGGTCGAGGAGTGTGCCAAGGCGGCGGCCGTTTTACTGGTCTTCCTCTTCCGGCGGCGTGACTTCACCGGCATCGTCGACGGGGTCGTCATAGCCGGCGTCACGGCCACCGGCTTCGCTTTCACGGAGAACATCCTCTATCTGGGCATCGCCTTCGGCACCGACCAGCTCGCGGGGCACAGCGGCATCGCCTCCGTCACGGCGGCGACCTTCTTCGTGCGGATCGTCATGTCGCCGTTCGCGCATCCGCTCTTCACGGTCCTCACGGGCATCGGCTTCGGCATCGCCGCGCTCGCGGCGGACGGCCGCCGCCTCCGCCGCGTCGCCTTCCCGCTCTCCGGGCTGCTGCTCGCGATGGGCATGCACGCGATGTGGAACGGCTCCTCGGCGTTCGGCGAGTACGGGTTCTTCGCCGTGTACGCGGCGTTCATGGTGCCCATCTTCGGGCTGCTGACGTGGCTGGTGATCTGGACCCGGCAGCGGGAGCTGAAGACCGTACGGGCGGAGCTGCCCGCGTACGCCGTCGCCGGCTGGCTGACCCCGGCCGAGCCGTACGCGCTCGGCTCGATGCGGGCCAGGCGGATCGCCCGCCAGTACGCCCGCCGCCACGCGGGGAAGTCCGCGGCGCGGGCGGTGGCGCAGTACGAGTCCTACGCGACCTCTCTGGCGTTCCTGCGCCACCGGGGCCGCCGCGGCCGCGCCGGGCCCGACTTCGTCGTACGGGAACGGGAGCTCCTGGAGGAACTCTGGCGCCGCCGAGACGCCGCCCGCCCCGCCCTGGACCACGCGGCCCGCATCACCGCCCCACCCGTCCCGGTGGCGGCACCCCCCTGGCCGGTACACGGCGCCTACGGCTACGGCCACCCGACAGGGACATACGGCCATGCCTACGGTTACCCGACGACCCCCTACCCCGCCCCGACGACGCCGTACCCCGCGTACAAGACGACGCCGTACCCCGCGTACAACCCGTACCGCTCGTAG